Proteins found in one Syngnathus acus chromosome 9, fSynAcu1.2, whole genome shotgun sequence genomic segment:
- the gatc gene encoding glutamyl-tRNA(Gln) amidotransferase subunit C, mitochondrial, whose protein sequence is MLNTATFCVAFGRMCRRVSQKVTSAKSSQRGNSLSDFFCARRCSRCCHVANGTRELSSLPHNSKVPEAATWETIPEDQLPPPTQVAEDLVDKLERLALVDFRTKEGLACLEKAIRFADELHVVDTSGVEPMDSVLEDRALYLREDAVIEGNHAEELLQLSKNTVEEYYVAPPGNIPLPKREERTAMLKHSEF, encoded by the exons ATGCTAAACACGGCTACGTTTTGCGTCGCTTTCGGGCGAATGTGCCGCAGGGTGTCACAGAAAGTCACTTCTGCTAAGTCTTCTCAAAGAGGCAACTCGTTGTCAGATTTCTTTTGTGCAAGGAGATGTTCTCGCTGCTGTCACGTCGCTAATGGGACACGTGAGTTGAGTTCTCTACCACACAACTCGAAG GTGCCCGAAGCTGCAACATGGGAGACGATACCAGAGGACCAGCTGCCACCG ccaaCTCAAGTGGCAGAGGACCTGGTGGACAAACTTGAGCGTTTGGCCTTGGTGGACTTCCGCACCAAAGAGGGACTGGCCTGTTTGGAGAAGGCCATCAGATTTGCAGATGAGCTTCATGTTGTAGACACCTCAGGAGTCGAGCCGATGGATTCGGTTCTGGAGGACAG GGCTTTATACTTGAGGGAGGATGCAGTAATAGAAGGCAACCATGCAGAAGAACTTCTGCAGCTCTCAAAAAACACAGTGGAGGAATATTATGTGGCACCACCAG GAAATATTCCTTTACCAAAGAGGGAAGAGCGGACTGCCATGTTGAAACACTCTGAATTCTGA
- the pxmp2 gene encoding peroxisomal membrane protein 2: protein MPVQSVPLRDASIQYRLLHQYLFLLKKYPILTKSVTSGILSALGNLLSQILEARKKSRSNASAKEIDAAGAARFAIYGLFITGPVSHYFYQLMEMWMPTTDQYCVIKRLLLDRLVFAPGFLMIFYLVMNILEAKGADDFKKKITESYWTALKMNWKVWTPFQFININFVPVEFRVLFANMIALFWYAYLATVRK from the exons ATGCCTGTGCAAAGTGTGCCGCTTAGAGATGCGTCGATTCAGTATCGTTTACTTCATCAGTATCTATTTCTTCTGAAGAAATATCCCATTCTGACCAAATCTGTTACAAG TGGCATCCTCTCAGCCTTAGGAAATCTTCTTTCTCAGATTTTGGAGGCAAGAAAAAAGTCCAGAAGTAATGCTTCAGCCAAAGAGATTGACGCAGCTGGAGCTGCACGGTTTGCCATTTATGG TTTGTTCATTACTGGACCAGTCAGTCATTACTTTTACCAGCTGATGGAGATGTGGATGCCAACAACTGATCAATACTGTGTCATCAAACGTCTCCTATTGGATCGCCTTGTTTTTGCCCCTGGAttcctgatgattttctacTTGGTGATGAACATCCTGGAG GCAAAAGGGGCagatgactttaaaaaaaagattacagaAAGTTACTGGACTGCTTTGAAGATGAACTGGAAAGTTTGGACACCTTTCCAGTTCATCAACATCAATTTTGTGCCTGTTGAg ttccgAGTGCTATTTGCCAACATGATCGCCTTATTTTGGTACGCTTACCTTGCAACGGTGAGAAAATGA
- the unga gene encoding uracil DNA glycosylase a isoform X2: protein MIGRKTINSYFRPTSKKMSCKVSTEPERIAKGSKKRKFSAVDPEPSNPPSAFLSQEQMDMIARNKAAALKKLYSSKTPHGFGESWQKALAAEFVKPYFKQLLQFVNNERKHHTVYPPAEHVFTWTQMCELRDVKVVILGQDPYHGPNQAHGLCFSVKRPVPPPPSLENMYKELGSDIEGFQHPKHGDLSGWAKQGVLLLNAVLTVRAHQANSHKDKGWETFTDAVVQWLSNNLEGLVFILWGAYAQKKGATIDKKRHHILKAVHPSPLSAHRGFFGCKHFSKANELLIKSGKSPVDWKAL from the exons ATGATTGGGCGGAAAACTATTAATTCATATTTCAGGCCGACCTCCAAAAAGATGTCTTGCAAAGTTTCAACTGAACCGGAGCGGATTGCTAAAGGCTCG AAGAAGCGCAAGTTCTCGGCGGTTGATCCGGAGCCCTCCAACCCACCGTCGGCTTTCCTGTCTCAAGAGCAGATGGACATGATCGCCCGTAATAAGGCGGCGGCGTTGAAGAAGCTCTATTCGTCTAAGACTCCTCACGGGTTTGGAGAGAGTTGGCAAAAGGCGCTGGCTGCTGAGTTTGTGAAACCTTACTTTAAACAA TTGCTGCAGTTTGTCAACAATGAGAGGAAACATCACACTGTGTACCCACCTGCTGAGCATGTCTTCACCTGGACCCAGATGTGTGAACTTCGTGAT GTTAAAGTGGTGATCCTCGGTCAGGACCCATACCATGGTCCAAACCAAGCCCACGGATTATGTTTCAGTGTCAAAAGACCAgtgcctcctcctcccag TTTGGAGAACATGTACAAAGAGCTAGGGAGTGACATTGAAGGCTTCCAGCACCCAAAGCATGGAGATCTCAGTGGCTGGGCAAAACAAG gtgtgttgttgctcAATGCCGTGTTGACCGTGCGAGCACACCAGGCCAACTCGCACAAAGACAAGGGTTGGGAGACATTCACCGACGCAGTTGTGCAGTGGCTCAGCAATAACCTGGAGGGCCTCGTATTCATTCTGTGGGGGGCCTATGCTCAGAAGAAGGGGGCCACAATTGACAAG AAACGTCACCACATCCTGAAGGCGGTGCATCCTTCTCCCCTGTCTGCTCATCGGGGATTCTTTGGCTGCAAACATTTTTCCAAAGCCAACGAGCTGCTGATAAAATCTGGAAAGTCCCCTGTTGACTGGAAGGCACTTTAA
- the unga gene encoding uracil DNA glycosylase a isoform X1: MFAPRCRRVCQVVCFRVHYFSPAWCFAHFTPTMQKKRKFSAVDPEPSNPPSAFLSQEQMDMIARNKAAALKKLYSSKTPHGFGESWQKALAAEFVKPYFKQLLQFVNNERKHHTVYPPAEHVFTWTQMCELRDVKVVILGQDPYHGPNQAHGLCFSVKRPVPPPPSLENMYKELGSDIEGFQHPKHGDLSGWAKQGVLLLNAVLTVRAHQANSHKDKGWETFTDAVVQWLSNNLEGLVFILWGAYAQKKGATIDKKRHHILKAVHPSPLSAHRGFFGCKHFSKANELLIKSGKSPVDWKAL; encoded by the exons ATGTTTGCACCGCGCTGCCGACGGGTTTGTCAGGTCGTTTGCTTCCGTGTTCACTACTTCTCACCTGCTTGGTGTTTTGCACACTTTACTCCAACCATGCAGAAGAAGCGCAAGTTCTCGGCGGTTGATCCGGAGCCCTCCAACCCACCGTCGGCTTTCCTGTCTCAAGAGCAGATGGACATGATCGCCCGTAATAAGGCGGCGGCGTTGAAGAAGCTCTATTCGTCTAAGACTCCTCACGGGTTTGGAGAGAGTTGGCAAAAGGCGCTGGCTGCTGAGTTTGTGAAACCTTACTTTAAACAA TTGCTGCAGTTTGTCAACAATGAGAGGAAACATCACACTGTGTACCCACCTGCTGAGCATGTCTTCACCTGGACCCAGATGTGTGAACTTCGTGAT GTTAAAGTGGTGATCCTCGGTCAGGACCCATACCATGGTCCAAACCAAGCCCACGGATTATGTTTCAGTGTCAAAAGACCAgtgcctcctcctcccag TTTGGAGAACATGTACAAAGAGCTAGGGAGTGACATTGAAGGCTTCCAGCACCCAAAGCATGGAGATCTCAGTGGCTGGGCAAAACAAG gtgtgttgttgctcAATGCCGTGTTGACCGTGCGAGCACACCAGGCCAACTCGCACAAAGACAAGGGTTGGGAGACATTCACCGACGCAGTTGTGCAGTGGCTCAGCAATAACCTGGAGGGCCTCGTATTCATTCTGTGGGGGGCCTATGCTCAGAAGAAGGGGGCCACAATTGACAAG AAACGTCACCACATCCTGAAGGCGGTGCATCCTTCTCCCCTGTCTGCTCATCGGGGATTCTTTGGCTGCAAACATTTTTCCAAAGCCAACGAGCTGCTGATAAAATCTGGAAAGTCCCCTGTTGACTGGAAGGCACTTTAA
- the alkbh2 gene encoding DNA oxidative demethylase ALKBH2: MVGVKCAKHQADAVSLQINEMEKFMQKQPCPDDTEITSPPKKLKLERIEVKEQSVDAEEDDFSDPVPWQKVESEGLDCDYALLFTKQEADHLFQKLEEEVVYSTGEEAKVQVFGKVYDIPRKQATYGDAGLMYTYSGVARLACPWTPTLDYIRDSVTKITGHTFNFVLINRYKDGQDHMGEHRDDEKELDPQSPIASVSLGAARDFIFRHRDARGKQSSRHIEPVKLVLAHGSLLLMNSPTNTFWYHSLPVRRKVLLPRINLTFRRIVSTRKY, translated from the exons ATGGTTGGAGTAAAGTGTGCAAAACACCAAGCAG ATGCTGTCAGtcttcaaataaatgaaatggagAAGTTTATGCAGAAACAACCATGCCCTGATGACACCGAGATAACAAGTCCACCCAAGAAGCTCAAACTAGAACGAATTGAAGTGAAGGAACAATCAGTGGATGCTGAGGAAGATGACTTCTCAGATCCTGTTCCCTGGCAAAAAGTAGAATCAGAAGGTCTGGACTGTGACTATGCTTTGCTTTTCACCAAGCAGGAAGCTGACCACCTTTTCCAAAAACTAGAGGAGGAGGTGGTCTACTCAACAG GGGAAGAAGCAAAGGTGCAAGTGTTTGGAAAGGTGTACGATATACCCAGGAAACAGGCGACATATGGAGATGCAGGATTGATGTACACTTATTCTGGAGTGGCACGTTTAGCCTGCCCATGGACTCCCACCCTGGATTATATTCGGGATTCTGTCACCAAAATAACAGGACATACATTCAATTTTGTCCTGATCAACAG GTACAAAGATGGCCAGGATCACATGGGTGAGCATCGGGATGACGAGAAGGAGCTAGATCCTCAGTCTCCCATTGCCTCAGTCTCGCTCGGCGCTGCACGAGATTTCATTTTCCGCCACAGGGATGCTCGAGGTAAACAAAGCAGTCGGCACATCGAGCCTGTCAAGCTGGTGCTGGCCCACGGAAGCCTGCTCCTCATGAACTCGCCGACCAACACTTTCTGGTATCACAGTCTTCCCGTTCGAAGGAAAGTCCTCCTACCTCGCATTAACCTCACATTTAGACGTATTGTGTCCACCAGGAAATACTAG
- the usp30 gene encoding ubiquitin carboxyl-terminal hydrolase 30 isoform X1: protein MLWCGPESSDKLVRQYLGTGPSARNKMLKNWGVIGGVAAAIAAGVYVLWGPITERKKRKRGMVPGLLNLGNTCFLNSLLQGLAACPSFIRWLERFSNSPAIQSHKENKLSTTLLQLLKALSNNEPGDEDVLDAGSLLDVLRLYRWHISSFEEQDAHELFHVLTSSLEEERDHQPKVTPLFDMQSLESLPNQDERTKTCRSRAPLHPIPNPWKFQHPFHGRLTSNMLCKRCEHQSPVRYDSFESLSLSIPLPQWGRPVSLDQCLQHFISSETIKEVECENCTQLQCGTRINGQLLESQRTTFVKQLKLGKLPQCLCIHLQRLTWSSEGTPIKRQEHVQFTEYLCMDRYKHNASIQTSLRAKCARKHQKGGNSSKNAERPTANGTDAEHHNNNKPFANGNCSSVCLHSTCGTTQLGLTYDYRSNEYLFQLTAVLVHHGDMHSGHFVTYRRSPSPPCSSSPYTSQWLWVSDDSVRKASLHEALSSNAYMLFYERVQKQSAPSHSQDTVDGVDKSII, encoded by the exons atgtTGTGGTGCGGACCAGAGAGCTCAGATAAGCTTGTCAGACAGTACCTGGGCACCGGACCAAGCGCCAG AAACAAGATGCTCAAAAACTGGGGTGTCATTGGTGGTGTTGCAGCAGCCATTGCAGCTGGTGTCTACGTTTTGTGGGGCCCAATCACAGAgcgaaaaaagagaaagagag GCATGGTTCCTGGTCTGTTGAACTTGGGCAACACTTGCTTCCTGAACTCTTTGCTTCAAGGTCTGGCAGCATGCCCGTCGTTCATCCGGTGGCTGGAAAGGTTTTCCAACTCACCCGCCATCCAGTcgcacaaagaaaacaaattgtccACAACACTTCTCCAGCTTCTCAAAG CTCTGTCTAATAATGAGCCTGGAGATGAAGATGTGCTGGATGCAGGATCCTTGCTGGATGTTCTCAGACTGTACCGGTGGCACATCAGTTCATTTGAAGAGCAG GATGCCCATGAACTCTTTCATGTTCTAACATCATCTCTCGAAGAGGAGAGGGACCACCAGCCGAAAGTAACTCCATTGTTTGATATGCAGTCTCTTGAG AGTCTTCCCAATCAAGATGAGAGAACAAAGACTTGCAGAAGTCGAG CCCCTCTGCACCCAATTCCAAACCCTTGGAAGTTCCAGCATCCTTTCCATGGCCGTTTAACGAGTAACATGTTGTGCAAGCGCTGTGAGCATCAG agtCCGGTGCGATATGATTCCTTTGAAAGCCTTTCATTATCAATCCCTTTGCCTCAGTGG GGTCGACCGGTCTCTCTGGATCAGTGTCTACAGCATTTCATCTCCTCCGAGACTATCAAGGAAGTGGAGTGTGAAAATTGCACCCAG cTTCAATGTGGGACCAGAATTAATGGACAGCTTCTGGAAAGTCAGCGGACAACGTTTGTAAAGCAGCTTAAATTGGGAAAG CTGCCCCAGTGCCTTTGCATCCATCTGCAAAGACTCACATGGTCCAGCGAAGGAACCCCAATTAAACGACAAGAGCACGTTCAGTTCACGGAGTATCTATGTATGGACCGCTACAAACACAATGCCTCCATACAGACGAGTTTGCGCGCTAAATGTGCAAGGAAGCACCAAAAGGGAGGAAATTCCAGCAAGAATGCGGAAAGGCCTACTGCGAATGGCACAG ACGCAGAGCatcataacaacaacaaaccctTTGCAAATGGAAACTGTTCATCTGTCTGTTTACATTCTACTTGCGGGACCACTCAGCTCGGCCTTACATATGACTACCG ATCCAACGAGTACCTTTTCCAACTCACGGCTGTGCTGGTTCACCATGGTGACATGCACTCAGGGCATTTTGTAACATACCGACGCAGCCCTTCCCCGCCTTGCAGTTCCTCGCCGTATACCTCTCAGTGGCTCTGGGTGTCCGACGACTCGGTTCGCAAAGCCAGCCTGCACGAGGCGCTCTCCTCCAACGCCTATATGCTCTTCTACGAGAGAGTCCAGAAGCAGAGCGCCCCGTCGCATTCGCAGGA CACGGTTGATGGAGTTGACAAGAGCATCATTTGA
- the usp30 gene encoding ubiquitin carboxyl-terminal hydrolase 30 isoform X2, translating to MLKNWGVIGGVAAAIAAGVYVLWGPITERKKRKRGMVPGLLNLGNTCFLNSLLQGLAACPSFIRWLERFSNSPAIQSHKENKLSTTLLQLLKALSNNEPGDEDVLDAGSLLDVLRLYRWHISSFEEQDAHELFHVLTSSLEEERDHQPKVTPLFDMQSLESLPNQDERTKTCRSRAPLHPIPNPWKFQHPFHGRLTSNMLCKRCEHQSPVRYDSFESLSLSIPLPQWGRPVSLDQCLQHFISSETIKEVECENCTQLQCGTRINGQLLESQRTTFVKQLKLGKLPQCLCIHLQRLTWSSEGTPIKRQEHVQFTEYLCMDRYKHNASIQTSLRAKCARKHQKGGNSSKNAERPTANGTDAEHHNNNKPFANGNCSSVCLHSTCGTTQLGLTYDYRSNEYLFQLTAVLVHHGDMHSGHFVTYRRSPSPPCSSSPYTSQWLWVSDDSVRKASLHEALSSNAYMLFYERVQKQSAPSHSQDTVDGVDKSII from the exons ATGCTCAAAAACTGGGGTGTCATTGGTGGTGTTGCAGCAGCCATTGCAGCTGGTGTCTACGTTTTGTGGGGCCCAATCACAGAgcgaaaaaagagaaagagag GCATGGTTCCTGGTCTGTTGAACTTGGGCAACACTTGCTTCCTGAACTCTTTGCTTCAAGGTCTGGCAGCATGCCCGTCGTTCATCCGGTGGCTGGAAAGGTTTTCCAACTCACCCGCCATCCAGTcgcacaaagaaaacaaattgtccACAACACTTCTCCAGCTTCTCAAAG CTCTGTCTAATAATGAGCCTGGAGATGAAGATGTGCTGGATGCAGGATCCTTGCTGGATGTTCTCAGACTGTACCGGTGGCACATCAGTTCATTTGAAGAGCAG GATGCCCATGAACTCTTTCATGTTCTAACATCATCTCTCGAAGAGGAGAGGGACCACCAGCCGAAAGTAACTCCATTGTTTGATATGCAGTCTCTTGAG AGTCTTCCCAATCAAGATGAGAGAACAAAGACTTGCAGAAGTCGAG CCCCTCTGCACCCAATTCCAAACCCTTGGAAGTTCCAGCATCCTTTCCATGGCCGTTTAACGAGTAACATGTTGTGCAAGCGCTGTGAGCATCAG agtCCGGTGCGATATGATTCCTTTGAAAGCCTTTCATTATCAATCCCTTTGCCTCAGTGG GGTCGACCGGTCTCTCTGGATCAGTGTCTACAGCATTTCATCTCCTCCGAGACTATCAAGGAAGTGGAGTGTGAAAATTGCACCCAG cTTCAATGTGGGACCAGAATTAATGGACAGCTTCTGGAAAGTCAGCGGACAACGTTTGTAAAGCAGCTTAAATTGGGAAAG CTGCCCCAGTGCCTTTGCATCCATCTGCAAAGACTCACATGGTCCAGCGAAGGAACCCCAATTAAACGACAAGAGCACGTTCAGTTCACGGAGTATCTATGTATGGACCGCTACAAACACAATGCCTCCATACAGACGAGTTTGCGCGCTAAATGTGCAAGGAAGCACCAAAAGGGAGGAAATTCCAGCAAGAATGCGGAAAGGCCTACTGCGAATGGCACAG ACGCAGAGCatcataacaacaacaaaccctTTGCAAATGGAAACTGTTCATCTGTCTGTTTACATTCTACTTGCGGGACCACTCAGCTCGGCCTTACATATGACTACCG ATCCAACGAGTACCTTTTCCAACTCACGGCTGTGCTGGTTCACCATGGTGACATGCACTCAGGGCATTTTGTAACATACCGACGCAGCCCTTCCCCGCCTTGCAGTTCCTCGCCGTATACCTCTCAGTGGCTCTGGGTGTCCGACGACTCGGTTCGCAAAGCCAGCCTGCACGAGGCGCTCTCCTCCAACGCCTATATGCTCTTCTACGAGAGAGTCCAGAAGCAGAGCGCCCCGTCGCATTCGCAGGA CACGGTTGATGGAGTTGACAAGAGCATCATTTGA
- the svopa gene encoding synaptic vesicle 2-related protein has translation MDDDLFQLRQLPVIRFRHTGESTRSEEDGESREPFAAVRVAEPKEVEPVALADGALVPREFANPTDDTFMVEDAVEAIGFGTFQWKLSILTGLSWMADAMEMMILSILAPQLHCEWRLPSLEVAFLTSAVFIGMMISSSLWGNISDKYGRKTGLTMSVLWTMFYGIMSAFAPIYAWILFLRALVGFGIGGAPQSVTLYAEFLPMKSRATCILLIEIFWALGTVFEVLLAILVMPSLGWRWLLGLSTIPLFIFAIFCFWLPESARYDVLTGNQEKALATLKRIAMENGVPMPLGKLIAAKQEDRGKFRDLFSSQFRWTTVLLWFIWFANAFSYYGLVLLTTELFQEGGACGKRKGNKMESKCNLECKYLNSDDYKDLLWTTLSEFPGLLVTLWAIDRLGRRKTMALCFFVFSMCIIPLYGCVGRVSMTVLIFIARAFIAGGFQVAYVYTPEVYPTATRALGLGTSSGMARVGALITPFVAQVLLESSVYLALSVYCCCCLLAAIASCALPIETTGRGLQESSHRQWGQEMMGRASSSQNSGPIPHSSSGSQG, from the exons ATGGACGATGATCTATTCCAGCTGAGACAATTGCC tgTCATTCGCTTCCGTCACACCGGTGAGAGCACGCGCTCGGAGGAAGATGGTGAAAGTCGAGAGCCTTTTGCAGCAGTGCGAGTGGCAGAGCCAAAAGAGGTGGAGCCTGTGGCCCTCGCAGATGGAGCTCTTGTCCCTCGGGAGTTTGCCAACCCAACTGATG ACACATTCATGGTTGAGGATGCCGTGGAGGCAATTGGCTTTGGAACCTTCCAGTGGAAGCTTTCCATCCTCACTGGTCTGTCCTGG ATGGCAGACGcaatggagatgatgattctAAGCATCTTAGCTCCACAGCTTCACTGTGAATGGAGACTTCCAAGTCTGGAGGTGGCATTTCTTACATCG GCGGTGTTTATTGGAATGATGATCAGCTCCTCTCTTTGGGGAAACATATCTGACAAATACGGAAGGAAGACG GGTCTGACAATGAGTGTGTTGTGGACAATGTTCTATGGTATTATGAGTGCTTTTGCACCCATCTATGCTTGGATCCTCTTCCTCCGTGCTCTGGTTGGCTTTGGCATCGGTGGAGCCCCGCAGTC GGTCACACTCTATGCTGAATTTCTTCCCATGAAGTCCAGAGCAACGTGTATATTGCTTATTGAG ATATTCTGGGCTCTGGGCACGGTGTTTGAGGTCCTCCTTGCAATTCTAGTGATGCCTTCTCTGGGCTGGCGCTGGCTTCTCGGCCTCTCTACCATCCCTCTTTTCATCTTTgccatcttttgtttt TGGCTACCTGAAAGTGCTCGATACGATGTGTTGACGGGGAATCAAGAAAAAGCTCTGGCGACTTTGAAACGAATTGCCATGGAGAATGGAGTACCCATGCCGCTGGGAAAACTCATTGCAGCCAAACAA gagGATCGTGGAAAGTTTCGGGACTTGTTCTCATCACAATTCCGCTGGACAACAGTCCTTCTGTGGTTTATTTG GTTTGCAAACGCCTTCTCATATTACGGCCTTGTGTTGCTCACCACAGAACTCTTTCAGGAGGGAGGGGCATGCGGAA AGCGCAAAGGTAATAAAATGGAGAGCAAATGCAACTTGGagtgtaaatatttgaacagcgATGACTACAAAGACCTTTTGTGGACAACCTTATCGGAATTCCCGG GACTGTTGGTGACTTTGTGGGCGATCGACCGCTTAGGAAGAAGGAAGACCATggccttgtgtttttttgtcttctccaTGTGCATCATTCCACTCTATGGTTGTGTGGGGAG AGTTTCCATGACAGTGCTGATTTTTATTGCCAGAGCTTTCATTGCTGGAGGATTTCAGGTTGCTTACGTATATACTCCAGAG GTGTATCCAACTGCAACCAGGGCTTTGGGTTTGGGAACAAGCAGTGGGATGGCTCGAGTTGGTGCCCTCATCACACCTTTTGTTGCACAG GTGCTGTTGGAGTCATCTGTGTATTTGGCTCTCTCGgtgtactgctgctgctgtctccTCGCCGCCATCGCATCTTGCGCACTGCCAATTGAAACAACGGGACGAGGCCTGCAGGAATCCAGCCACCGTCAGTGGGGCCAGGAAATGATGGGTCGAGCTTCTTCCTCACAAAACTCAGGGCCAATCCCTCATTCCAGCTCCGGCTCTCAGGGCTGA